The genomic interval CATCCaagtcttaaaaaaagaaaaagaatgttCACCACATGTCATCACAAAAATGCTTGATATATACCTAGACCCGTATCAGGTTCAGTCAGGTGACGAACTAAAACTCTATAAGCAAGAATATATAGCAGTTAGCAAAGCTCTTTACCGATAGCTacatttttgaagaaaaaatgtCTGGTGTGATTACTGGACAGCGATGGACCCGTATGTAAAGCGGTTGCATGCATTAGTCAATGCTAGTCATGCATGTCCGTCTTACAAGCACAGCGCAGcacgcgtacgtacgtacgcacgtAGGATCGATCGAGCAAGCGGCTGGTAAGTGTAGTGACATAGGCCAGGTGCAGTAAAATGCATGGCAGACAGGGCGATGTGCAATGATCAGTACAACACAACACACGGCCAGGCCGGCCGGCCATTAATATTTTGCTTCTCATCTCTCttgctcctttttctttttcttttggctcGTCGTCCTCTAGCGTTTGTACTGGAGACAGTGTCTGCGCCCGCGAAAGAAGgatcaaaaaaattatacatatatatatccaccagagaaaacaacaacaaaacgTAAAAAGGAAATTAAAGGCAATGCAGCATGCAtgagatgagaaaaaaaaaagagcaaaagtCCGGAAAGCCAtcggaaaagaaagaaagaaagaaagagagagcggCCGGTGCTCGCTTTAGGGAGCAGCGAAAGCCCAACGGGCGtcaccgatcgatcgaccgatcgGCCGCTCTGCAGCAGCGAGCGTTGCATCTCGCATGCACTTTGCAGAGAGGAAGCtagaggtagacgacgacgcgcgAGGCATGCAGCGAAGCGAGGAGAGCAAGCGCTGCAAGCGGGCGAGAGCGAGTGATGGAGACGTGTGAGAGGAGAGAGGCCTCTCCTCTGCTGCAGGTGCACGCATGCCATTTGCGTCCATCCAGTCCACGACAAGGGAATATCGTCgtcgatgcagcagcagcaccagccgCCCTTTGTTTATTTACCACCATACCTTGCTACACATCCACTTTACTAGTTTCATATACACATTGTAGAGGGAGAAAGTAAGAGACAGAGAGAAGGTGTTGTATATATACTCCTACCTCACACATTCTCATTCTCTATACATAGGAGTATATATCTGTCGTCGATCTTCTAAAACTAGTACGCACATTCTATCTGTATGTCGCTCCGATGTTCATCAGAAAGTTGTTAAAATAATCAAAGCATGTTTGTTGCAGGATCATTGTCTTGAAGGGATCAAACGTACGCAGATGTGAATAAACTATTGCCCGAATCTCTCTGACCCCTTTTTCTTCGGACATCACCGATCTGGCCGTAATAAACAGGTTATTCCCTGTTTAACTATCTATCCACGGTCTCCAATGCAAATTTGCAGCCAGGAGGAGGATCGGAATGGAAGCGGCACTTGCAGTAAAAAAATTGAGGCATCGAAAGAATAGGTCGCGGTACGTACGGCCAGGATCGTCCGTAGCTGGGATGAGAATTACCAGCAGATAATATGTGTTGGTTCTTTGTTCGGAGCGAGTAAAAAATTAGTGGTAACATTTAAGCCATAGGTAGGAAGCAAATCAAGAGAGACATCGCACAGTGGATTCTGACATGACTGTGCATTCAGGCGTGATTACTTTAAGGCCAGCACAGGATAAGGCTGCTGATATCTTCACTGAGACAGCGAGATTAGATAACTGCTGCCAGGTGAGCTCCATTGGTGTTACTTAAGCCAGCTTCAACATGATTCGAGCATGGAGAGTTTGGGccttttattttgtgtgtggaaAGGAGAGTGTGGGCATGCATGTGTCAAGATGGGTGGATAAATTGGTACAAATGGTTGAGCATATATAGATTATCACCTTGAGAAGTGTTACACCTTAGTTACAAAATTTATACCCTCATAACCTCACAATATCTGCGCCTTATTGGAAAATGTTACACATTTATCATTATTTATATAATACACTGTTGGAATATTGTCGGTTCTTCTTTAAATGTTATTTTACAGACAAgagaaacaaaattttgatcaaaAAGAGCATCTGCGCCCCTTTCAACATTCATAAAAAGATGGCAAATTTACGGGATAGGTAATCAGAGTGCTTGGGTGGTGCTcagttctatatatatatatatcggtcTGTACTGGCTGCATTTTGATGAAAGCTTTGATAAATAACATCTCTGTTTGTTCTAAATCAGCATACACATCGTTTCATGCGATCGAAACATATAATTGGCACTCTGGTCAATGTAGATGCGTTGTACTGGAGCACATATTCGATGATTTGCAAAGTCCGAATTTTCAATAAATTGCAAATATTCGATAAAAGGACGCATGAGTTGCGTCAATTACTCAAAAATTCACAAGGTTCAAACTTGAAACAGCAGCAGTCAGCAGTGCGCTCCTAAAGAAAGCAAATTCAACCGGAGACTTTCTGCGCCCAAGACTCCCAACACTCCCCACGCATAATTCACACCAAGACACCGGCCCATGGCTCATGGCACGCACAGTTGTCGCCGCTGGATCTTACTGTGCATCTCACCTTACCCTACATGCGTAGTACTCCCCTTGACGATCTACCTATATTTACACATAAACGCAGGACCTAGGAGAGGGCTAGAACCAAACGGAACCAGAACCCACAGGGCCACTACGGCAAAAGCACGGAGGAGTAGGGGGTATGTAGGACGCTCCTCCGGGCAGCGTACATCATCTGGGTGTTCCGATGATAGGAGCAGTGTTTAGGAGAAAAGCGCTCTGCTGCTGCATGCAGGCTGCAGCAGGCACTAGCCAAgccaagagagaagaaaaaggcgACAGGGGAGACAGACAGGGCGCAATCATGCCGACCCCCCCAAAACACGACTCGATTCCAACCTACACAAACGGCACAACCACAAACGTCCACGCCCAGTTTCCTTGGACTCTCTCCTATGCTCCTATGCATCCTACTACTCGCTTTCTCGCTCACCTGCacgcctctctctctttcttggaAAACGTGACacattctctcctctcctctcctactCCCAGATTCTCTCTCATGGGGGGATAGAGTGAGTGAGCGAGTAGTTTTTTCTACCAGCCCCATAACATCGCACCATCGCATAATGGAAGAGAGAATTGAAACAAGTTGCAGCACGACCACAAGACGACAATCTGCCCCAAGACAAAAACTTGCTGCTTATAAATAGGCACATGCCCACtacactaccaccaccactactaccCCCCCTCAAACAACAGAACCCCCACCACCAAAGCACATACGGCAAAGTAGCCAGACAAACGGAAACtcaaagagaggagagagtgaGTTCCTTTGATCATACAGTTGTTTTTGGCCAATCATCGTCCGAGGAGAGATGGGGATGCAGAGCAACGACGGCGCCGTCATGTTCTCCTCCATCGCGCTGCTGCAGCAGAGGTTCAGGGAGCTGGAGAGGATCAAGGAGGAGCGGGAGGAGAGGCTCATCCAGATGCTCCCTCCCCGCTCCGACCGCTCCCACAGTGGCGCTGCGGCCGTCGTCGTAGCCACGGCTGCTCCGAGGGAAGTGCCGGTGAAATGGTTCTTCCATCCGGAGCTGTTGTATCCATGCAGGCCTCTGCGTGACATGGCTGCTGCTACCTTACTTCCGGTCATGCCGGCCACCATCGACTGTGAATTCAAAACCTTCCAGCTCCGTGGTGACTCGCTCGCCGTGGACCTGTGGCCTAGTAAGGCCTACAAGCATGTATCCAGTGAAGTTGATGTCGACACCTCACTGCACCTCTAGattactactactgctactaaaATTGCTATCCTAAGCTGTTAACCTTCCAAGTATCCACCAGTGTTGCTGCTCTAGTTGTTTTTGGTAGCCTAGTatgtttctcttcttctttggtTTTGTAACAAGGGGCAGGAGGGTGGTGAGTTGTAATTATTGCCAGTAGTAAGATTGTGCTGGTTGTTTCCCTGTTACCTTGTCGCCGCTGAATTGCCAGCATCTTCCAATTGGGCACTGTTATCGTCTGAGTAGTAGAGTAGCTCTGCAGGGCAACCATTTTCTGATGTATCAGTACACTCCTCATCATCGCTATCGGAAGAATCACCAGGGTTCTGTTTCTTCCGTTTGATGATCTTTTTCGAAATCATCCGGTTAACACCCTTGCTGTCAACATCTACACATTCGCTGCTAATTGGCTTGAAACGGACTTTGCCAACCTTTCTTGCATTAGCTTCTAGTATCTGCAAGGGAGGTCAGAGATTTAGAAAAGGTGCcaaaaattatactccctccgtccctaaatatttgacgtcgttgacttttttaaacatatttgaccgttcgtcttattcaaaaaatttaagtaattattaattcttttcctatcatttgattcattgttaaatatacttttatgtatacatatagttttacatatttcatataagtttttcaataagacgaacagtcaaacatgtttaaaaaagtcaacagcgtcaaatatttagggacggagggagtaattagtaAGCAGAACATGATGCAAGTTAAAGCACAACTGAGGAAGCTTCAGATTCCTAAGAAGGATTGCTAactgcaccaaaaaaaaaaaagatctggaGACAACTAAATCAAAGTTCTGTACAAAACGTCAATGAAAAGTGTTGTGATTATTCTGCTACCAGCTCTTTTTTCTTGAgttatttattagaaaataaaaaaatatttaaataatacgaTCTTGAGCAAGATAATTGTACTACTTTATATCCCTGCATAAATAGAATATTTAAAATCCACTTTCCCTAGTAAGGAAATGGTaggggtgaaaaaaaatatggcaaGCATAATTGGGCAACTACTCTTGTGGTAAACAATGTTTACTAAACATGTGAAAAATATGCAAGCTTTGGAACTTAGTCCAGCCTGACTAGAGATTAAGTATGTTGgtatgtttcctttttttttcctgaagacAAATATACATTATACATGGATTTGCCTTCATACAGTTTTAGTAattcaactgttttattatATTGTTATCTAGAGAACATAAGTGTaataggtaaaaaaaaacaaacaagaagTTAGTTGTTTCCTAGAACCATGTTACTTTTCATATTACTCCTTTTCATTTGATAGTTGACACCTTACATCATGTGTTATGCTTAAAATTATAGAATATGGATATATGAAAATAGTATTATACTTTATAAATTCGAGTGATCTAAagttggaaaaataataattgtaAGTCACAGCTCAGggactgtaaaaaaaaaaagcaaaataaaaaaaagagaaagaaatgaGTACTGGAAAAAAACAGCTTTATTGTGGGCTATGTACACAGAATAGGCATGAACACAATAAATATCTTCCAACTGAAAAGAAAGTGGTGACATAACCCAATAAATACAACCTTGAATAAAAGCTAAATAAATCAACTGAAGTAAACGTTCTCACAGGGTTTTTGGAAACCTGAACTAGGTCAGACAGCAGAAGGGGCACTGGTTAAAATTcacacaaaaatcatcaaatccagctacctttcttttttctcaacttttttttttctcaatttttcatgTTTTCCCCGGATTTGACCCTAAGCATATAAAGCATATGCAACTACAAGTCTATTGATATGTAAGATGAGTTTGAAGAAACTATTATTTTGGACATGGTGAACCAAAATAGGGGTACCAAAAGCAGACATGGTGATTGAGCAGTATGGtccattttttatatatatggtggatAAATAATTCAAAAGGTGCAATGAGTTTGACAAATTTTCCATTTTcatgaactctaaactctagcCAGATTTGGTAAGCAGAGATTGTAGGCTGATGGCCAAGTGGGATTGGTTAGGCCAGCCAGGTATAGTTGCATGATGTGCCAAGATTATTTTACAGTGCATAGCACGAGGGAACCTATGACAAGGACATGGTCCATGGGTTGCTAAAATTATGGATCAAAGAAGAAAGGTAATCTGTAGGTCACTAGTTATTTAGCAAATTGCATTAAACAGACAAATATCATGAGATTGACAACTACCCTACAAAGCCCCACATTCTCATGCCTTCACTCCAAATGACAGCTCTCGGCAGCAGCCCCCTCTTCAGCCACAGCTCCCCCTGCTGTCTCATCCTTCCTCCACCCCTGACTTTAGGATACGGTGGAGAACATCCAGAGGGAGACATCTTGGACGATGTCCCATGTGGGATGAACTTCACAACTGTATTCATAAGGGGATCCTAGTGTGGTCTTGAAGAACCAAACCACGGAACAATAACTTAAGTCCATGCCCCAAAACCTGTTTGCCACGAGACACCACGACCCTTGCACTGGGATAAGGAACCAAAGAGGCCAGTGTATGGATCCGAGCTGACACAAAGGAAACAAGGTTTGACCTTCAGCTGGTTCTTGATGATTCAGGTCACACCACCTTGCTGATGTAGTTTTGAAATTCCGCCGTAAGCAGAACATTGTCTGAGACTGTTCACCTATGGCCTTTGTACTCCCTGTGTACTTCCAAATTTTTCTAAAGTTATGTATAGTGAGTGTGTGTTTTGGAGGTAAGACCACCATGAAGGTCTAAGTGCTCTGGTTCCAAAAGTTCAGGAGTAAAGATATCCAA from Oryza glaberrima chromosome 3, OglaRS2, whole genome shotgun sequence carries:
- the LOC127766819 gene encoding uncharacterized protein LOC127766819 — encoded protein: MGMQSNDGAVMFSSIALLQQRFRELERIKEEREERLIQMLPPRSDRSHSGAAAVVVATAAPREVPVKWFFHPELLYPCRPLRDMAAATLLPVMPATIDCEFKTFQLRGDSLAVDLWPSKAYKHVSSEVDVDTSLHL